Proteins encoded together in one Impatiens glandulifera chromosome 1, dImpGla2.1, whole genome shotgun sequence window:
- the LOC124941253 gene encoding NADH-ubiquinone oxidoreductase chain 3, whose protein sequence is MSEFSPIFIYLVISPLVSLIPLGLPFLFASNSSTYPDKLSAYECGFDPSGDARSRFDIRFYLVSILFIILDLEVTFSFPWAVPPNKIDPFGFWSMMAFLLILTIGSL, encoded by the coding sequence ATGTCAGAATTTTCAcctatttttatctatttagtGATCAGTCCGCTAGTTTCTTTGATCCCACTCGGTCTTCCTTTTTTATTTGCTTCCAATAGTTCGACCTATCCAGATAAATTGTCGGCCTACGAATGTGGTTTCGATCCTTCCGGTGATGCCAGAAGTCGTTTTGATATACGATTTTATCttgtttctattttatttattattcttgaTCTGGAAGTTACCTTTTCCTTTCCTTGGGCAGTACCTCCCAACAAGATTGATCCGTTTGGATTTTGGTCCATGATGgcctttttattgattttgacGATTGGATCTCTATGA
- the LOC124941244 gene encoding ribosomal protein S12, mitochondrial, with protein sequence MEKGCFGSGINTSDREKEGGRTKESAMPTFNQLIRHGRKEKRRTDRTRASDQCPQKQGVRPRLSTRTPKKPNSALRKIAKVRLSNQHDIFAYIPGEGHNLQEHSTVLIRGGRVKDLPSVKSHCIHGVEDMLGIPNRRRGRSKYGAEKPKSI encoded by the coding sequence ATGGAAAAGGGGTGCTTCGGATCGGGAATAAACACTAGTGATAGGGAAAAAGAGGGGGGAAGGACAAAGGAAAGCGCAATGCCTACATTCAATCAATTGATTCGTCATGGTAGAAAAGAAAAACGGCGCACGGACCGTACTCGAGCTTCGGATCAATGTCCCCAGAAACAAGGAGTACGCCCACGTCTTTCAACGAGAACACCGAAAAAACCTAATTCAGCTCTACGTAAGATAGCCAAAGTACGGTTGAGCAATCAACATGATATATTTGCTTACATTCCAGGCGAAGGTCATAATTTGCAGGAACATTCTACGGTCTTAATAAGAGGAGGTAGAGTGAAAGATTTGCCAAGTGTGAAATCCCATTGTATTCATGGAGTCGAGGATATGCTGGGAATTCCGAatcgaagaagaggaagatCAAAATATGGTGCGGAAAAACCCAAATCGATATGA
- the LOC124945050 gene encoding F-box/kelch-repeat protein At2g44130-like — protein sequence MEAPIPIDALPESLILECLARLDLKDIPVASRVCHKWLHLIESRHFYTLRKQLGFSNQVACLLQQSPPPTFTNLKYAINQFDPMNREWNRLPPIPNFTKELPWSTSIAPSEGKLVVISECDPESRDPVKSVFVLDFATQRWRKGNGMPSIRSSKFSTAASKCHRIFISGDVGREEGAVWEYDAWKDEWTVLHRVRGGQIIGMKIIGEELWVIIGCRGIKNMRMFKGNGADVYHLQTKEWRQVELASGGVNEVLCPRTDFELYELMKNLSENNFKVLENCFRLQLGKQCLLMAPFVTLTDGYGREELFYMQGEDGNFEKMEPSSSEFSGYVGSCCCVEL from the coding sequence ATGGAAGCACCTATACCTATAGACGCTTTGCCTGAAAGCTTGATTCTTGAATGTCTTGCTCGTCTGGACCTCAAGGATATACCTGTTGCATCGAGAGTCTGTCATAAATGGCTTCATCTTATTGAATCTCGTCATTTTTACACCCTCAGGAAACAACTGGGATTTTCGAATCAGGTGGCTTGCTTGCTCCAGCAGTCTCCTCCGCCAACATTCACTAATCTCAAATACGCAATCAACCAGTTTGACCCAATGAATCGGGAGTGGAACCGACTTCCTCCGATCCCTAATTTCACAAAGGAGCTTCCTTGGTCGACTTCGATTGCTCCCTCAGAAGGGAAACTCGTCGTGATTAGCGAGTGTGATCCGGAGAGTCGTGACCCGGTGAAGTCCGTGTTCGTGTTGGATTTTGCAACTCAGCGGTGGAGGAAAGGCAATGGCATGCCTTCAATCAGAAGTTCGAAGTTTTCCACCGCGGCTTCCAAATGCCATCGGATATTCATAAGTGGTGATGTCGGCCGGGAAGAGGGTGCGGTTTGGGAGTATGATGCGTGGAAGGACGAGTGGACCGTGTTGCATCGGGTGAGAGGCGGGCAGATCATAGGGATGAAGATAATTGGAGAGGAATTGTGGGTTATCATCGGATGCAGAGGCATAAAAAACATGAGAATGTTTAAAGGAAATGGTGCAGATGTGTACCATCTTCAAACTAAGGAATGGAGACAAGTTGAATTGGCTAGTGGAGGAGTTAATGAGGTGTTGTGTCCCCGCACTGACTTTGAATTGTACGAGTTGATGAAAAATTTGTCGGAGAATAACTTCAAGGTCTTGGAAAACTGTTTTCGACTCCAATTGGGTAAGCAATGTTTACTAATGGCCCCCTTTGTCACCCTCACGGATGGTTATGGTCGGGAGGAATTATTTTATATGCAGGGTGAAGATggtaattttgaaaaaatggaGCCCTCTAGTTCTGAGTTTTCTGGATATGTGGGATCATGTTGCTGTGTGGAACTCTAG